The region GGACATGCAAAATGGCAATTAAAAGAAGTCTTTCTGAGGAAGTGGAACCTCTGCTGTTGTTTTAGAAACATTTTCTATGAACAAACTCAGTTGGAGATGCATAGTTGACTTATATACGCAGAAACACACCCTCAGACAACAAACTGAggacagaaatgtattttagcgTGTATTTTACAACACAAATTCTCACCTTATGCTTTGTCATGGCACCAACTATAAGTGGGCAAACCATACCAGACAAAGTGCCCACACCGTTGGAGATACCCATGAGGATACTTGCATATCGCGGTGCAATGTCCAGGTGGTTGACATTGAAACCTTATAAGGAAGGATAAATACATTATTGCATAAAATGATAGGAAATGGTTATATATTCACAAGCTTTACAAATTCTACAGTAATATTGGTGGCCAAAAGGTTTAAAAGAACAAGTTGATTAAAAGGGTCTTATTGATATCGATGGGGGTAATGTAGATGCATTGATACAGAATGTGTCCTGAACagtaagaattaaaaaaaacatggtttcACCTGAAATTGCAAAGCCAGAGAAACCCACAGCCAGGACCAGGAATGTGATGGCAACAACTTTTGTATGAGAGAAgcccaccaccagcagcagggtTGCCTCCATCCCAAAACCTGATGTAGAGCAATAGAATAGAAACAGAGAATTAGTTTAATGGGAAACATTAAGTCTCAATGCAAGATGCTTTTTTAAGTCAACTTGAGGCCATTTGTCTTGACACTGTTGACTAACCTCTACCCAGTACTGACAGCTTCCAGAAAAGTGAGGCGTACACTGTATGCTTCTCCATTTCACTTTGCTATTGATTTCTATCTGTAGCTCAAAAATAGCCGACAGAGGCTTCTGCTTTTACAGTGAGTCATCATTTCCCTTATGCAGCAAATGTTTTCTCACATGATTGACTAAATACTGTAGTTAACCCTATAATTAGCCAGTGAGGTACTGTGCAGTTTATCAGCGTCACATGACTAAACCAGACTTCTGACTAAAAATAGGGGATTTACAAAAACTTCTAATTATATCCAGAGAACGCTCTAAAATGGCATTATATATCATATAATATGGCTCCAATTTTGATGTATTTGAAGAAAACTACCTGATACTATGAGCACAGCAAGTCAGCTACATTTCCTGTGTACTACATTTATCTGCAAATCTAGTTTTGCTTGCCCTTCTTTTTGGCCCTTTCTTACCTCCACAGTTCATAAGTTTCCTGACGTTAGTGGTGGTCATGATTTGGTTGGAGCGCAGATAGTCAGCGATCTGGCCACCAATGGGCACGATAATGGTCATGACAAGGTGAGGAAGTGCAGAAACTATGCCCACCTAGagagacaaaaaatatatattttatgcaaTAGATTTAAGACCTCTAAGGATAGCCTATGGTCACTGAAATAAACCGGGAAAGCAGACTTTCCACAGCTTTGACTTTTCTCAGCAGTATCATGTTATTGTACTTATGGAAACTTCTGTATGGTTTCTGGTATGGCAGTACATCTGGTTCCTACgatggccctgaagtgcaaatcacaacagcaaatagaaaaacgcaacagcaaatcataaaacacaacggcaaataggaaaacacgacagaaaatatgaaaacacgacaacaaatatgaaaacacgacagcaaataggaaaacacaacaacaaatatgaaaacacgacggcaaatatgaaaacacgaaaacacgacagaaaatatgaaaacacgacagcaaataggaaaacacaacagcaaataggaaaacacgacagcaaatatgaaaacacgacagcaaatatgaaaacatgacagcaaataggaaaacacgacagcaaattttaaaacacaatggcattaacttctaccggaaaaggtagggcctatctagcagaggacgacCCTCCTGAGTGGAcagacagtctgtctgtcttttaacaggaaggagaggtgaaaaacacagaaacgcgcctacttttaacagagagacagtccgtccgTCCCatcaggagggtccatcctctgctagataggccctaccttttccagtagaagttaatgccattgtgttttatgatttgttgaagtgttttcctatttgctgttgtgttttcctattttctgtcatgttttcatatttgctgtcgtgttttcatattcgttgtcgtgttttcatatttgctgtcgtgttttcctatttgctgtcgtgttttcctatttgctgtcgtgttttcctatttgctgtcgtgttttatgatttgctgtcgtgttttcctacttgccgttgtgttttcctatttgccattgtgttttcctatttgccattgtgttttatgatttgctgttgcgtttttctatttgctgttgtgatttgcacttgcCACCATAGATTCCTGTTACCTTGCTAATCTCGAACCCAAACACCTCCTCGAAGTATGCTGGCTGGCTGATGAGAAGCAAGTAAAAAGTCCAGCTTCTGCAGAAATTAGCCACGATGATGGCGTACACTGGCATGGACGTAAAGAAGCACCTCCATGGTGTGTTGAATTTCTGTAACACAGAAAAACGTATTACTTATTTCATTGACTTATGCCACAAAACTAAAAAATTGTTGTTGACCTTAATTAATGACCACTTtatttgttaaaaagaaaaacatgacattGTGATCAACAAGAGGATGGGTGGAGTAAACTGAATGCATGAATGCATACAAAAATGAGCAGAGGTCACCACTGATACAGACTTTCTAAATCTATGTCTTGCTTTCATTTTGATGAAATATATTCTATACTATTATTAGAATCAGCTCATGATGAAGTTTCGACACCCTCTTAAGCTCCACCCTTATTTCCCTGACACATTGCTCTGCTTGTTTACCATCTCTACACTCTTCCTTCAAATTTACTTGCGATCCTGTCCTTATTTCAACATTtagcataaaacaaaaaaagtgcctTCTTATTCAATTGATGGAAATGTAAATGGCAGGGCGGATACATCAGTACTGTTAACATCAGCCAATGCAGTGTGATACAGTGTTTGAATCATATTGTACCTGAGAAATCTACTCTAAGTACTGACCGTTACTGTATGTTGTGACGATTGGCCAATGCTTTCCTCAATATATTTTTGCTCCTCCTCAGTGATGGTGGGATGGGCTGCTGGACTTTCATAAGACACCAGGATCCAGAAGCAATACCACATGATGCCAAACGTTCCTGGGGggagaagggaaggaaggaaggcaggcagggAAAAGAAGAGTAATGTAGGTGTCAAAACTGGAAAGAAAGGTCAAAAAGAACAAGCTGTAAAAGGAGACACCTTGACTGTAGCTTCTGCCTCGGTACAGACTGGGATTGAATGCTGGATTCATGTGTCTACACCAATGTGTAGTACTCAAgatcggtcttggtcttgagaccggtctcaagaccactttttgagtCTTAAGTCTCGGTATCGACCGCATTTTTaatcggtcttgtctcggtctcagataaagaggattttatttcaaaatcGGTCAAGATCTCCCTGCACAGTGCAAGGAGATCACTAAACTGCCTGCtctgtgcattgtctgatttatatgttaacatcattactgtgattggatgtaaaacgtcCTGCTTTAACTttaaccaataacttgactcatttctaatttgTTACTGTTAAATACGTACTCCCAACAAAGTGAATGCAGGTGACAGGAGAAAAAGCTCTAGCTCTAACTTGTTGGTAATAAAATGTGGCTACTTAAACCATAaggagtttatttgcaaaacaacatgtaaaagaaaacacagcagtgtgtaacttCTGCAATGTAACGCTGACTGAGACAGCTGGAACCACCTCACGTTTTTATCGACACTTAGAAATGAAGCATAAAGAAAGGTACGCTAAGTGTAAGTGATGCTAGCGAAGCAATGGTCTTGACTAAAACACTGGTCTAACGTTACACAACTATTGAAATCAGTCATAGCCTAACAGTTCACTATGCAAGTTAATGTGTATTTTCCCAAGTTATGGTTTGGTCTGAAAAAAGTAGCCCCTGTGTAAAGGTCCAGGGTCTCTTACCGTAGACGTAGAAGACTGATGACCATCCTGAGTACTGGACTAGGATTCCAGCTAATGGCATGGCAATCACAGCTCCAGCATAAGAtcctagaaaaaaaagaaacgtgtttagggctgcaatttcaattcatttcaattaatCTGACAAccttaatgttcaaaaaacacattatgtctgtctcgatatacctgtattcaccctctatCTATAACGCTCCATTTTAACGCCTGTCTCTTTATACaccaaaaaagcccagtctgctctgattggtccaaagTAGTTATCAGCTAGTAGTAAATCAGCTAAGTGATTAATCGACTAATAGTTTCGGCtctaattgtggctgtattaaaCTAGCAATGCTTTCttaaagtgaaaacaaaaagagaaacaggCACAGTGATAATAGACTCACCACAAAAGGCTGTTGTGGCCAGGCGACTTCTTTCAAGAGGTGGTGCCCATTTTGCCCAAATGCCATGACAGGCCGGATATGAAACCCCCTGCAGGATAGGGAAGAAATGACACTATGATAAATGTtcttaataaaatgtaaatagaaATTGTTCTTGTTACCCATTTATTGTGTTTATGAGCAAGCTATAGAGTCAGTCACCTCCACGAGTCCTTGACATATTCTGACAATGATAACACAGCCAAAGTGCACCCGTGCGGCTGCAGGGATGAGCATATTCAGGCAAGACGTGGCCACTATAGCAAAGCCAAACACTCTGGAAGAGGAAAGAATAGCGACAGGAAGAGACATTCCGTTCAGTACGTACAAAAGATGGTATCCCTTGCATACAGGTATCCCTTGCATACCATTAAAAGTGGATTAACAGACCTGTTTGCTGCAAACTTTTGACAGATGAAGCCTCCTGGGATTTGGGTTACTATGTATCCCCAGAAGAAGGAGCCGTGGATCATTCCCACTGTTTCTGGATCCCAGTCAAACTGAGCTTTCTGTTGGAAGGCAAAACATTATCAATCTGCACATGTACCTGAATAAGAGTTTGATCCCTGAAACATACTGAGGTGATATTTTGTCTGCCAGAACAGAACAGCTGAGGGAAGAACAATCAAAACAAGATAACTGATGTGATTGATTACTGGTCCCCCTGGGGTGTATGCTCGACCCCTGATCGATcgattctatctatctatctatcaatcaatcattcCTTCACATCACTTAGCTGTGTCAAACTTCAATGCTGATGACCCCACTGACTGTAACGTTGACTGACAGAATTTAGGATGACCCAATCCTTTGTTTGACCTGACCATTTCCATTTGCACCATTAATAAAGTAAGAGACTATGAACTAGTAAAAATATGTTCTTCATGGATCTCACTTTGAAACAGGAAAGGACTTTTCCCATGCAACGTTGGAAGTGCACTGCGgtctaaaatgtcattgtataCTGTAGCATTAAGATTTCCCTTAGTTGGGATAAAGGGGCCTATctcaaacttttaaaaaaaaaaaacagccccaaacaAAAAGTGCACAAAAATCAGAGAAATCCAGCACATACTTTTGGCACTATAGTGTGTCTCTTATCTCATACATAAATAATCCagaa is a window of Sander vitreus isolate 19-12246 chromosome 21, sanVit1, whole genome shotgun sequence DNA encoding:
- the LOC144536634 gene encoding vesicular glutamate transporter 1-like; translated protein: MEIRPDRFKVVAARTLGKIYGALEKKQENGETIELSAEGRPEMVEEKEMPVVDCTCFGLPRRYIIAILSGIGFCISFGIRCNLGVAIVSMVNSHTIFRDNKEIIVKAQFDWDPETVGMIHGSFFWGYIVTQIPGGFICQKFAANRVFGFAIVATSCLNMLIPAAARVHFGCVIIVRICQGLVEGVSYPACHGIWAKWAPPLERSRLATTAFCGSYAGAVIAMPLAGILVQYSGWSSVFYVYGTFGIMWYCFWILVSYESPAAHPTITEEEQKYIEESIGQSSQHTVTKFNTPWRCFFTSMPVYAIIVANFCRSWTFYLLLISQPAYFEEVFGFEISKVGIVSALPHLVMTIIVPIGGQIADYLRSNQIMTTTNVRKLMNCGGFGMEATLLLVVGFSHTKVVAITFLVLAVGFSGFAISGFNVNHLDIAPRYASILMGISNGVGTLSGMVCPLIVGAMTKHKTREEWQGVFLIASLVHYGGVIFYGLFASGEKQYWAEPEELSDEKCGILDEDELANETEELYRTSGGGGYGAMNQGADPNGAGGMGGGGGWVSDWDKTEEYVQPAGTNNYLYGGEGDQGLT